Proteins encoded together in one Maricaulis maris window:
- a CDS encoding S24 family peptidase, protein MLTHEDIWRGIDRLARHAQTSPSGLARRAGLDSTTFNPSKRVSADGKKPRWPSTESIAKALAAAHLDFDDFASLISGTPRTGALPSRGLADTAAADPFDPTGYPTGADWDAIPFPGLAPGEAFALTVQDSSMLPVYRPGDRLVVSHEAPTRVGDRIVVQRRDGTRGAWTLAEKTIQSVRLSPLDPSKPDFNLPLTQIGWLARIVWVSQ, encoded by the coding sequence ATGCTGACCCATGAAGACATCTGGCGCGGGATCGACCGCCTTGCCCGGCATGCGCAGACCAGCCCGTCCGGACTGGCCCGTCGCGCCGGGCTCGACTCGACGACCTTCAACCCCTCCAAACGGGTTTCCGCCGACGGCAAGAAACCGCGCTGGCCGTCGACGGAGAGCATCGCCAAGGCCCTCGCCGCAGCCCATCTCGACTTTGATGACTTTGCCAGCCTGATCTCCGGCACACCGCGGACCGGCGCCCTGCCCTCGCGCGGGCTTGCCGACACAGCCGCGGCCGACCCGTTTGACCCGACCGGCTATCCGACCGGCGCGGATTGGGACGCCATCCCCTTTCCCGGCCTGGCCCCCGGCGAAGCCTTCGCCCTGACAGTCCAGGACAGCAGCATGTTGCCGGTTTATCGCCCCGGTGACCGGCTTGTTGTGTCCCATGAGGCGCCAACACGGGTTGGCGACCGTATCGTGGTACAGCGCCGCGACGGGACACGCGGCGCCTGGACCCTGGCCGAGAAAACCATTCAGTCGGTCCGGCTGTCGCCGCTTGATCCGTCGAAACCGGATTTCAACCTGCCCCTGACCCAGATCGGCTGGCTGGCGCGAATTGTCTGGGTCAGCCAGTAA
- a CDS encoding UrcA family protein produces MKRFYPALLASLILAGILALATPVTAFAQTAAATQAEIRFEPADLIEPARLDDLRARIEMAATEVCREQLLGDLLRPVMLKACISDATARAMEQLDAHRSAVVTLAAAEPVEPR; encoded by the coding sequence ATGAAACGCTTTTACCCCGCCCTCCTGGCAAGCCTCATACTGGCCGGTATTCTGGCGCTTGCCACACCGGTCACCGCCTTTGCACAGACCGCCGCCGCGACACAGGCAGAGATCCGGTTCGAGCCCGCCGACCTCATTGAGCCGGCCCGTCTGGACGACCTGCGAGCCCGGATCGAGATGGCCGCGACCGAAGTCTGCCGCGAGCAGTTGCTGGGCGACCTCCTGCGCCCGGTGATGCTGAAAGCCTGCATCTCGGACGCCACAGCACGCGCGATGGAACAACTCGACGCGCATCGCTCGGCGGTTGTCACACTCGCCGCGGCCGAACCGGTAGAGCCGCGCTGA
- a CDS encoding PaaI family thioesterase: MSQALIETLMSAPYVARFGVQLQRKGNELTGVLPFDEHLVGNPLIPALHGGAVGAFLEIVASASLLASQPLERLPKPIDVAIDYLRPARAQDVYARAVVARSGRRVANVRVEAWQNRIDAPVATLHGHFLITPERRERDED; the protein is encoded by the coding sequence ATGAGCCAGGCCCTGATCGAAACCCTGATGTCGGCGCCCTATGTCGCGCGCTTCGGGGTCCAGCTGCAGCGCAAGGGCAATGAGCTGACAGGCGTCCTGCCCTTCGACGAACATCTGGTCGGCAATCCGCTGATCCCCGCCCTGCACGGCGGGGCCGTGGGCGCCTTCCTCGAAATCGTCGCCTCGGCCTCCCTGCTCGCCAGCCAGCCGCTCGAGCGTCTGCCCAAGCCGATCGATGTCGCGATCGACTATCTGCGTCCCGCCCGGGCCCAGGATGTTTATGCCCGGGCTGTGGTCGCACGCTCCGGCCGACGCGTCGCCAATGTCCGGGTCGAGGCCTGGCAGAACCGGATTGATGCGCCGGTCGCCACGCTGCACGGGCATTTCCTGATTACACCGGAGCGACGCGAGCGAGACGAGGACTGA
- a CDS encoding cytochrome P450: protein MTPAFTPPKPPYASYSGVGKLMPSDYWTYFKAMQRNPLEIWGEHHFSIRLAPFRFLGRSSLILNDPDAIHHCFVSNAANYGMNPLRQAVLRPFLRDGLLTAEGDIWRTARKAVSPVFTPRKVNGFAPQIRSVCETTVDRLAARDGETISVSDLMVELTLDVLMETLFSGDDALDKARFTQGICDLLEISGVPHLFDLAHFPGWIPRIGQGKSRKVIKDLRQQVGDVAAARRAAPSPEAAGRTPDFLDLLLGAGLDDTAVIDNLLTFLAAGHETTARSLAWTLYLLSRDPASLARLEAEIDGADLAGAEPSDWSRLLPFTEAVLKESLRLYPSAPMLARTSKEWDLVTGLPVPGGTDVLVSTWLLHRQRDIWEHPDEFRPDRFLGEAAGRIPKDAYLPFGLGPRVCIGARFAMMEMVIVMACLASRLRLDFAGERDPVPVMRITLQPDTDMPMTIRRR from the coding sequence ATGACCCCCGCCTTCACGCCACCCAAACCGCCCTATGCCAGCTATAGCGGCGTCGGCAAGCTCATGCCGTCCGATTACTGGACCTATTTCAAGGCCATGCAGCGCAACCCGCTGGAAATCTGGGGCGAGCATCATTTCTCGATCCGGCTCGCACCCTTCCGCTTTCTGGGTCGGTCCAGCCTGATCCTGAACGATCCGGACGCGATCCATCACTGCTTCGTCTCCAACGCCGCCAATTATGGCATGAACCCGCTCCGCCAGGCCGTGCTGCGGCCCTTCCTGCGCGACGGCCTGCTGACGGCGGAAGGTGATATCTGGAGGACGGCCCGCAAGGCCGTCTCACCGGTCTTCACGCCGCGCAAGGTCAATGGCTTTGCGCCACAGATCCGGTCGGTCTGCGAGACCACGGTCGATCGGCTCGCGGCGCGCGACGGGGAAACCATCAGCGTCTCCGACCTGATGGTCGAGCTGACGCTGGACGTGCTGATGGAGACGCTGTTCTCCGGCGATGACGCACTCGACAAGGCCCGCTTCACCCAAGGCATCTGTGACCTTCTGGAGATATCCGGCGTTCCGCACCTGTTCGATCTGGCCCATTTTCCCGGTTGGATCCCCCGCATCGGTCAGGGCAAGTCACGCAAGGTGATCAAGGATTTGCGGCAGCAGGTCGGCGATGTCGCCGCCGCCCGTCGCGCCGCCCCCTCACCCGAGGCCGCCGGACGGACGCCGGACTTCCTCGACCTCCTGCTGGGTGCCGGGCTGGACGACACCGCGGTCATCGACAACCTCCTCACCTTCCTCGCGGCAGGCCATGAGACCACGGCACGCTCACTGGCCTGGACGCTTTACCTCCTGTCGCGCGACCCGGCATCGCTGGCGCGTCTCGAGGCCGAGATCGACGGCGCGGACCTCGCAGGCGCCGAGCCGTCGGACTGGTCGCGTCTGCTGCCTTTCACCGAAGCGGTGCTGAAGGAAAGCCTGCGGCTCTACCCGTCCGCCCCGATGCTGGCCCGGACCTCGAAGGAATGGGATCTGGTCACCGGCCTGCCCGTGCCCGGCGGGACCGACGTCCTGGTCTCGACCTGGTTGCTGCATCGCCAGCGCGACATCTGGGAACACCCCGACGAGTTCCGCCCGGACCGCTTCCTCGGCGAGGCGGCTGGGCGCATTCCGAAAGATGCCTACCTGCCCTTTGGGCTGGGGCCACGGGTGTGCATCGGCGCGCGCTTTGCGATGATGGAGATGGTGATCGTGATGGCCTGCCTCGCCAGCCGCCTGCGCCTCGATTTCGC
- a CDS encoding PaaI family thioesterase — MTDDIQSRLDSIAPLIVTGSPHAAALGLSLQSLTPGHAVMRARYDDSLIGDPEAGTLHGGVITALLDHACGMAAFAGFGAKDTPATLDLRIDYMRPAKPGLDVTAEASCLKSHGLVAFVRATAHDGDPDDPVAIAQAAFMITKASKAAQDRARRAFTEGRIS; from the coding sequence ATGACCGACGATATCCAGTCCCGCCTTGATTCCATTGCCCCGCTGATTGTGACCGGCTCACCCCATGCCGCCGCACTGGGCCTGTCGCTTCAATCGCTGACACCCGGCCATGCCGTCATGCGTGCGCGTTATGACGACAGCCTGATCGGCGACCCGGAAGCCGGGACGCTGCATGGCGGGGTCATCACGGCCCTTCTCGACCATGCCTGCGGAATGGCCGCCTTTGCCGGTTTCGGCGCCAAGGACACACCGGCCACGCTGGATCTGCGGATCGACTATATGCGCCCGGCCAAGCCCGGCCTGGATGTCACCGCAGAGGCCAGCTGCCTGAAATCCCACGGCCTGGTCGCCTTCGTCCGCGCGACAGCCCATGACGGTGACCCGGATGACCCGGTCGCCATCGCCCAAGCGGCCTTCATGATCACCAAGGCGTCCAAAGCGGCCCAGGACCGTGCCCGCCGCGCTTTCACCGAGGGGCGGATCTCATGA
- a CDS encoding DUF6460 domain-containing protein — protein sequence MTDREPSAGRTPDRSTFVQRLVRVGSSDLIRVAVLCVLAGFILAAFHVNPRRLWVDFFGTIAESWGRFIDFITHSAGWAVEYFLLGAILVVPIWIVFRVLGALRGR from the coding sequence ATGACAGATCGTGAACCATCGGCCGGTCGGACACCCGACCGCAGCACATTCGTCCAGCGCCTCGTCCGGGTCGGCTCGAGCGACCTGATCCGGGTCGCCGTGCTCTGCGTCCTGGCCGGCTTCATCCTGGCGGCCTTCCACGTCAATCCGCGTCGGCTCTGGGTCGATTTCTTCGGCACGATCGCGGAATCCTGGGGCCGGTTCATCGACTTCATCACCCATTCTGCGGGCTGGGCGGTCGAGTATTTCCTCCTCGGGGCCATCCTCGTGGTCCCGATCTGGATCGTCTTCCGTGTGCTAGGTGCCCTGCGCGGACGCTGA
- a CDS encoding mechanosensitive ion channel family protein, producing MNPEDLMNPETLATLVETGIAASTNVILAVIILIIGLTIAGSVRKGIKKAVHSSERMDDTLGAFFGSLAYYGIMAMVVIAMMGTFGIPTTSFVATLGAASLAIGLALQGTLSNLAAGVMLILFRPYRLGDWVELAGTSGAVKEITLFTTVLATGDNKKIIIPNGKSWGDTITNYSANPTRRVDLTFSIDYGDDIGKAMQIIQDTISADARVHADPAVFTAVAAHGESSVDIVTRAWCDTGDYWGVHFDAMKNVKEAFDQNDISIPYPHRVNIARKG from the coding sequence ATGAATCCCGAAGACCTCATGAATCCGGAAACGCTCGCCACCCTGGTTGAGACCGGAATCGCCGCCAGCACGAATGTGATCCTGGCCGTCATCATTCTCATTATCGGTCTGACCATTGCCGGCTCGGTCCGCAAGGGCATCAAGAAAGCCGTTCACAGCAGTGAACGCATGGACGACACGCTCGGCGCCTTCTTCGGATCGCTGGCCTATTACGGCATCATGGCCATGGTCGTGATTGCGATGATGGGCACGTTCGGCATTCCGACGACCAGCTTTGTCGCCACGCTCGGTGCCGCCTCGCTGGCGATCGGCCTGGCGCTGCAGGGAACGCTGTCCAACCTTGCCGCCGGTGTCATGCTGATCCTGTTCCGCCCCTACCGACTCGGCGACTGGGTGGAGCTCGCGGGAACCTCCGGCGCGGTCAAGGAGATCACGCTCTTCACCACCGTTCTGGCAACCGGTGACAACAAGAAGATCATCATCCCGAACGGCAAGTCCTGGGGCGATACGATCACCAATTACTCCGCCAATCCGACCCGCCGCGTCGATCTCACCTTTTCGATCGATTATGGCGACGATATCGGCAAGGCGATGCAGATCATCCAGGACACGATCAGCGCTGATGCCCGCGTCCATGCCGATCCGGCTGTCTTCACCGCCGTTGCCGCCCATGGCGAGTCCTCGGTCGACATCGTGACACGGGCCTGGTGCGATACGGGCGATTACTGGGGCGTCCACTTCGACGCGATGAAGAATGTGAAAGAGGCGTTCGACCAGAACGACATCTCCATTCCCTACCCGCACCGCGTCAATATTGCCCGCAAGGGCTGA
- a CDS encoding DUF952 domain-containing protein, which produces MIIKTAYRLATPERWSEVMADGRFAGDPHDITDGFIHLSAIDQVEGTLIKHYNDHPRLLLVEIDLEALGDTVKWEKSRGGALFPHVYGEIPASAVRGMRHVRRNEDGDWVLPADLRSGS; this is translated from the coding sequence ATGATCATCAAGACTGCATATCGCCTCGCCACCCCTGAACGCTGGTCGGAGGTCATGGCGGATGGCCGTTTCGCCGGCGATCCCCATGACATCACCGACGGCTTCATCCATCTGTCTGCCATCGATCAGGTCGAGGGCACGCTCATCAAGCACTATAATGATCACCCGCGCCTGCTTCTGGTCGAGATCGATCTGGAGGCGCTGGGGGATACGGTGAAGTGGGAAAAGTCTCGCGGTGGTGCGCTTTTCCCGCATGTCTATGGCGAGATCCCGGCCAGTGCCGTGCGTGGCATGCGCCATGTTCGCCGCAATGAGGACGGCGACTGGGTCCTGCCGGCCGATCTGAGGAGCGGATCATGA
- a CDS encoding response regulator: protein MKARARNLPVMTQAFSKPGSDGRGEIPLLLESNGFLRNLLVGLLRDAGARDVMVAKHGVTALSHIAERKPSVIIADWHAHADPEEDRLKLVRKIRESANAPFRDTPVVLISQPRSRREIENARDAGVSEFLVTPIAPVTLYDRLNSLERQPRDFICASRFNGPDRRRRERRVYGPAYKRMADVEAGLTTPMEAARAAAIALCHETQLTGDPLAIRVGRSLQRFITAITDYTPVEAEVVEMHRAALAQLMRMAEDGNPLRKPVVTGLEQVVAKRMGRR, encoded by the coding sequence ATGAAAGCTCGCGCCCGCAATCTCCCGGTCATGACCCAAGCATTTTCCAAACCGGGCTCTGACGGTCGCGGCGAGATTCCCTTGCTGCTCGAGTCGAATGGCTTCCTGCGCAATCTGCTGGTTGGCCTGCTGCGCGATGCGGGTGCCCGTGACGTGATGGTCGCGAAGCATGGCGTCACAGCCCTGTCCCATATCGCGGAACGCAAGCCGAGCGTCATCATCGCCGACTGGCACGCCCATGCCGATCCCGAAGAGGACCGGCTGAAACTGGTGCGGAAGATCCGGGAAAGCGCGAACGCACCCTTCCGCGACACCCCGGTCGTGCTGATCTCACAACCCCGCTCGCGCCGCGAGATCGAAAACGCGCGCGATGCCGGCGTCTCCGAATTCCTCGTCACGCCGATCGCGCCGGTCACCCTCTACGACCGGCTTAACTCGCTCGAGCGGCAACCACGCGACTTCATCTGCGCCTCCCGCTTCAACGGCCCGGACCGGCGGCGCCGGGAGCGCAGGGTGTACGGGCCGGCCTATAAGCGCATGGCCGATGTTGAGGCCGGGCTGACCACACCCATGGAGGCCGCCCGGGCCGCCGCTATCGCTTTGTGCCACGAGACCCAGCTGACCGGCGACCCGCTTGCCATCCGGGTCGGGCGCTCGCTGCAACGCTTCATCACCGCAATCACCGACTACACACCGGTCGAGGCCGAGGTCGTGGAGATGCATCGCGCCGCGCTGGCCCAGCTGATGCGGATGGCTGAAGACGGCAATCCGCTGCGCAAACCGGTGGTGACCGGCCTTGAACAGGTCGTCGCCAAGCGCATGGGTCGCCGCTAA
- a CDS encoding thiol-disulfide oxidoreductase DCC family protein has translation MTQSNAIMAYYDGQCPICEREMAHYVRQAPDLIQLQDCTGELPADVDRDKALASLHVRLPDGRLVDGVAAFIAIWERMPLRRWRWLARLTRPALIRIPLNQLYLWLAPLRPRRTCQDGVCER, from the coding sequence ATGACACAGTCCAACGCCATTATGGCCTATTATGACGGTCAGTGCCCGATCTGCGAGCGGGAGATGGCCCACTATGTCCGCCAGGCGCCGGACCTGATCCAGCTGCAGGATTGCACGGGCGAGCTGCCGGCCGATGTCGACCGCGACAAGGCTCTGGCCAGCCTGCATGTACGGCTTCCCGATGGTCGTCTCGTCGACGGCGTTGCGGCGTTCATCGCGATCTGGGAGCGCATGCCGCTGCGGCGCTGGCGCTGGCTGGCCCGCCTGACCCGTCCGGCCCTGATCCGCATCCCGCTCAACCAGCTCTACCTCTGGCTTGCCCCGCTGCGCCCCCGACGGACCTGCCAGGACGGCGTCTGCGAGCGATAG
- a CDS encoding quinone-dependent dihydroorotate dehydrogenase, with translation MIHDLATRLLHGLDPETAHRMGMKGLKAGLGPRQFGRDPDILRTRLAGLDLPNPVGLAAGFDKNAEAPDALLAAGFGFVECGAVTPRAQDGKPRPRVFRLDEDRAIINRMGFPNQGLDRFRARLERRAGRSGIVGVNLGANLDSEDRVADYVTCLASLQDLAQFFTVNVSSPNTPGLRTLQSSGALDELLAAVAAVGAKAPVFLKIAPDISDADADVMVSAITRHALNGIIIANTTITRPESLKSDRMGEAGGLSGPPVFARSTELVRMVRKVAGPELAIIGVGGVACADTAYAKIRAGANAVQLYTAMVYEGPGLVQRIKAGLVERLQVDGFASVAEAVGVE, from the coding sequence ATGATCCACGACCTGGCCACGCGACTGCTGCACGGGCTCGATCCCGAGACGGCTCACCGGATGGGGATGAAGGGTCTTAAGGCGGGTCTCGGACCGCGCCAGTTCGGACGCGATCCGGACATCCTGCGAACCCGCCTCGCGGGTCTCGATCTGCCAAACCCGGTCGGGCTTGCCGCCGGCTTCGACAAGAATGCCGAAGCGCCGGACGCCTTGCTCGCCGCCGGTTTCGGCTTTGTCGAGTGCGGCGCGGTGACCCCGCGCGCCCAGGATGGCAAGCCGCGGCCCCGGGTTTTCCGCCTCGACGAGGATCGCGCCATCATCAACCGGATGGGCTTCCCCAACCAGGGGCTGGACCGCTTTCGGGCGCGGCTCGAAAGACGGGCCGGTCGCTCCGGCATTGTCGGGGTCAATCTCGGCGCCAATCTGGATAGCGAAGACCGGGTGGCGGATTATGTCACCTGCCTCGCGTCGCTGCAGGACCTTGCGCAATTCTTCACGGTCAACGTCTCCTCGCCGAACACGCCGGGCCTCCGCACGCTGCAATCCTCAGGAGCACTGGATGAGCTGCTGGCCGCCGTCGCTGCGGTTGGGGCCAAGGCTCCGGTCTTCCTCAAGATCGCGCCCGATATCAGCGATGCCGATGCCGATGTCATGGTCAGTGCCATTACCCGCCATGCCCTGAACGGGATCATCATCGCCAACACCACGATCACCCGCCCCGAAAGCCTGAAGAGCGACAGGATGGGCGAGGCCGGTGGCTTGTCCGGCCCGCCGGTCTTTGCGCGTTCGACCGAGCTGGTCCGGATGGTGCGCAAGGTGGCTGGTCCCGAGCTGGCCATCATCGGGGTCGGCGGCGTCGCCTGCGCCGATACGGCCTATGCCAAGATCCGGGCCGGGGCCAATGCTGTCCAGCTCTACACGGCGATGGTCTATGAGGGGCCGGGCCTGGTGCAGCGGATCAAGGCCGGGCTGGTCGAGCGGCTTCAGGTCGACGGGTTCGCGTCCGTGGCCGAGGCCGTCGGGGTCGAGTGA
- a CDS encoding UrcA family protein, whose amino-acid sequence MLTSTLAALATSLALTPLAVAVDTAPQTQTIHFHMDDLDSQAGWDAVEDRIRTVTDRVCRPHGLRGLVAQRVRQECFNATFADAMGQLNRQYAQANSRSVAVVIAPH is encoded by the coding sequence ATGCTGACATCAACGCTCGCCGCGCTCGCCACGAGCCTCGCCCTGACGCCGCTGGCCGTCGCGGTCGACACGGCCCCGCAGACCCAGACCATCCACTTCCACATGGATGATCTCGACAGCCAGGCCGGCTGGGACGCGGTTGAGGATCGCATCCGCACTGTGACGGACCGTGTTTGCCGTCCCCACGGTCTGCGCGGCCTGGTCGCCCAACGGGTCCGCCAAGAATGCTTCAATGCCACCTTCGCCGATGCAATGGGCCAGTTGAACCGCCAATACGCGCAGGCCAACAGCCGGTCCGTCGCGGTGGTCATCGCCCCGCACTGA
- a CDS encoding MATE family efflux transporter, translating into MSAPSLTRLDVIQRAWPLVFANAAVPLAGVADTFVLGLSGDKADLGGVALGGALFSIFYWSFYFLRMGTTGLTAQADGAGNRAETQRILLRALAIAAALGLLVFLLRDLIALAGFAVLQGEVRVEDKGADYLLARAWGAPAALASFALSGWLIGLGRNAATLAIYVAFSLVNIGLDLWFVLGLGYGPGGVGAATAIAEWLALLVGLAFMAHTLRGQGGWAANVLDRARLLDAAAIRELFQVNVNLMIRTWSLVVGFTWFANAGARQGTAALAGNHVLLQVISVWAFVLDAFAFIAETEAGRAFGRRSVRDLRRCVRLTGEPMLLAGGLFAIATWWFGAAALTALIDDPEARAAAIRYLPWCAMVPLLGAPAWLLDGVFIGTTSGKILRNAGLAAVAVYLVADAVLSPLYANHGVWAAFVIFYLARAGALMSAYPALERRLHSTPTASATDANPST; encoded by the coding sequence ATGTCTGCTCCGTCCCTGACCCGGCTCGATGTCATCCAGCGCGCCTGGCCCCTCGTCTTCGCCAATGCTGCGGTACCGCTGGCCGGCGTCGCCGACACTTTCGTGCTCGGCCTGTCCGGAGACAAGGCCGACCTGGGCGGTGTAGCCCTCGGCGGCGCGCTGTTCTCCATCTTCTACTGGAGCTTCTACTTCCTGCGCATGGGCACGACGGGACTGACGGCGCAGGCTGATGGCGCCGGCAACCGCGCCGAAACCCAGCGCATCCTGCTGCGCGCGCTGGCCATCGCTGCCGCGCTCGGCCTGCTGGTCTTCCTGCTCCGCGACCTGATTGCCCTGGCCGGCTTTGCCGTCCTGCAGGGCGAGGTCCGGGTCGAGGACAAGGGTGCGGACTATCTCCTGGCCCGCGCCTGGGGTGCGCCGGCCGCGCTGGCCAGCTTCGCACTGTCGGGCTGGCTGATCGGATTGGGACGCAATGCCGCGACACTGGCGATCTATGTCGCCTTCAGCCTGGTCAATATCGGTCTCGACCTCTGGTTTGTGCTCGGACTGGGTTATGGGCCGGGTGGGGTCGGCGCTGCCACCGCCATCGCCGAATGGCTGGCGCTACTGGTTGGTCTGGCTTTCATGGCGCATACCCTGCGCGGCCAGGGCGGCTGGGCCGCCAATGTACTCGACCGGGCCCGCCTGCTCGACGCGGCCGCCATCCGCGAGCTCTTCCAGGTCAATGTGAACCTGATGATCCGGACCTGGTCCCTGGTTGTCGGCTTTACCTGGTTCGCCAATGCCGGAGCCCGTCAGGGCACGGCGGCGCTGGCCGGCAACCACGTCCTCCTGCAGGTGATCTCGGTCTGGGCCTTCGTTCTTGACGCCTTCGCCTTCATTGCCGAAACCGAGGCTGGGCGGGCCTTCGGGCGCCGTTCGGTCCGCGATCTGCGGCGCTGCGTCCGTCTGACCGGAGAGCCCATGCTGCTCGCGGGCGGCCTGTTCGCGATTGCGACCTGGTGGTTCGGCGCGGCGGCCCTGACCGCCCTGATCGACGATCCCGAAGCGCGCGCGGCGGCAATCCGCTATTTGCCCTGGTGCGCCATGGTCCCGCTTCTGGGCGCACCGGCCTGGCTGCTGGACGGCGTGTTCATCGGCACGACCAGCGGCAAGATCCTGCGCAATGCCGGCCTCGCGGCGGTTGCGGTCTATCTGGTTGCGGATGCCGTCCTGTCGCCGCTCTATGCCAATCACGGCGTCTGGGCGGCCTTCGTGATCTTCTATCTGGCCAGAGCGGGCGCCCTGATGAGTGCCTATCCGGCGCTCGAGCGCCGGCTTCACTCGACCCCGACGGCCTCGGCCACGGACGCGAACCCGTCGACCTGA